Proteins found in one Lycium ferocissimum isolate CSIRO_LF1 chromosome 6, AGI_CSIRO_Lferr_CH_V1, whole genome shotgun sequence genomic segment:
- the LOC132058952 gene encoding 8-hydroxygeraniol dehydrogenase-like — protein sequence MEKSHENEHPVKAFGWAARDSSGVLSPFNFSRRVTGEKDVQFKVLYCGICHSDLHQLKNEWGNSIFPMVPGHEVVGVVTEIGRKVDKFKIGDKVGVGCLVGSCRKCENCDNNLENYCSNQIMTYNGIYSDGTTTHGGYSDIMVTDEHYVVHWPENLPMEAAPLLCAGITTYSPLKYFRLDKPGMHIGVVGLGGLGHMAVKFAKAFGTKVTVISTSLSKKEEAIERLGADSFLVSRDPDQMQAAAGSLDGIIDTVSVIHPLLPLINLLKPHGKLVMVGAPEKPLELPVFPLLLGRKLVAGSAIGGMKETQEMVDFAAKHNITPDVEVVPMDYVNTALERLLKSDVKYRFVLDIGNTLNKS from the exons atggaaaaatcaCATGAGAATGAACACCCAGTGAAGGCCTTTGGATGGGCAGCTAGAGACAGTTCTGGGGTTCTTTCTCCTTTCAACTTTTCAAGAAG GGTGACTGGTGAAAAAGATGTGCAGTTCAAAGTATTGTATTGTGGAATTTGTCATTCTGATCTTCATCAGCTCAAGAATGAATGGGGAAATAGCATATTTCCAATGGTACCTGG GCATgaagttgttggtgttgtaacTGAAATTGGTAGGAAAGTGGACAAGTTTAAAATTGGAGACAAAGTTGGAGTTGGATGCTTAGTAGGATCATGTCGAAAATGTGAAAATTGTGACAACAATCTCGAGAATTACTGTTCCAATCAGATAATGACATACAACGGCATTTACTCCGATGGAACCACCACGCACGGAGGTTACTCCGATATCATGGTAACGGACGAGCACTACGTGGTTCACTGGCCGGAAAATTTGCCAATGGAAGCTGCTCCTCTGTTATGTGCTGGAATTACAACTTATAGCCCATTGAAATATTTTAGGCTTGACAAGCCTGGAATGCACATTGGTGTTGTTGGCCTTGGTGGGCTTGGCCATATGGCTGTGAAATTTGCCAAGGCGTTCGGGACCAAAGTTACTGTTATTAGTACATCTCTTAGTAAGAAAGAGGAAGCAATTGAGCGTTTGGGTGCGGACTCGTTTTTGGTCAGCCGTGACCCTGACCAAATGCAG GCTGCTGCGGGATCGCTTGATGGCATCATTGATACTGTCTCAGTAATTCACCCTCTTCTTCCATTGATTAATTTGTTGAAACCTCACGGGAAGCTTGTGATGGTTGGCGCACCTGAAAAACCACTAGAGTTGCCTGTATTTCCCCTGCTTTTGG GAAGGAAGCTAGTGGCGGGGAGTGCGATAGGAGGGATGAAGGAGACACAAGAAATGGTAGATTTCGCGGCGAAGCATAACATAACACCAGATGTTGAAGTCGTGCCAATGGACTATGTGAATACGGCATTAGAGCGTCTTTTGAAATCGGATGTGAAGTATCGTTTTGTGCTTGATATTGGTAACACATTGAACAAGAGCTAA